In the Nitrospirota bacterium genome, TCCCCAGAGCGGAATGGGTGTCTTCCGTATGTCTGCCCACTGATCAGTGGTATAGAAATGGCCTGCATTACCTTTCTCGAGATCTTCCAGAAAACTGGGCAAGGTAATTTCGGCTTCGTTCAGCACCAGATGATCAATCGCTCCGAACGCCTCATATTCGGTCGTGAAAAGAGGACCTCCGGCGACAATCCTGACGCCGACGGTTTTGCATCTCTGAATCACTTCTTTGACCGATTCTTTCTGGACAGACATCGCGCTTATAAAAACGAGGTCAGCCCACTTTATGGCCTCGTCATCCAGGCTTTCCACGTTCATGTCGACCAGTCGTTTCTCCCATGCTTCAGGAAACATGGCTGCAATGGTCAACAATCCGAGAGGTGGACTGCTCGCCTTTCTGTGAATGAATTTCAACGCATACCTGAAACTCCAGAAGGTATCCGGGAATTCAGGATATATGAGGAGTGCTTTCATGGAATTCTCCTTATCCATTTATTTTTTCTTTTCCACCTTCAAGCTGCTCACAACAGATTTAACGCATCTGATTTGCCTGATTTTTGACACAATCCGCTCCTCAGCCTTTTTGTCATGTATGAACCCATCGAGCACAACATTTCCCTGATTAGAGGAAACATCGATTTTCCAATAACCAGCGTCAGGTTCATTGATGATTATCGCATTCGCCTGCGTAGTAATGTTCGAGTCATCGATATATTCCCCTGCTGTTCTGCCCGTTATAGAAGCGCAGCCTGAAAACAAGGCTAATCCAAAGACCGTTAATACTGTCAGCAAAATAACGTTCTTCATTGCTCTCCTCCTTTCTTTTGATGCACCGTTAAAAGAACTAACTGTGCACCTTCAAATTAGCAAATCATTCACACAAGTCTTCGTCCCTGAATGATCCTAATCAGCAGCGCAACGACCGCTTGTTATATGACATCATACCTCACGTGCATACATCGAACCTGACAGCATATCCCCATAAAGGAGAGGGCTTAAATAACCTTCCTCGCCATCTCCGAGCCATCTGTCTTGAGGAAAATTTCTATGAGTTCCATTCCCGCTGTATGAGACACAGTGTTGAAGCGCAATTCAGGTTGCTCGCTCAGGAGATCCATGAGCACGAGCAGTCGCCGCTGATTGTCTGTGCGTATGTGGGTCTCAAGATCTTCCTGTGTATTCCATTCCTCCACCAGGATGAAGGTATTTCTGTCTTCTACATCTTCATAGAGGCGATAACTCAGACAGCCCCTTTCGACCCGCGTGGGTTCGAGCATCCCCCGCATCGTTTCTAAAAAATCTCTCCGCATTGCAGGTCTGACAATCATTCTTAATGTCACAAGTATCACAGTGCCTCCTGGCTATTAGGATTCAGACTATTGTCCTGAAGACCTTTCGATGGCTCGTCCGCCACTCTCTATTCCTGACCGATACCGTAGACGGTATGGCAGCCCAATAGTATCCACATACACATAAGAAGCATAGTTGTTGCTTCAATCTTCCTTATCATTTCTCTCTCCTTCAAATAAACGTTAATGTCTCTTTTTGATGCGTCTCTCGCATCAAAAAGAACTTGCTTTGGGTGCTTGCTATTGTTATTGAAGAGCATAATATGTGCCATGACTGTTGTTGAAAGGACAAGATGCTCTACCATGTTGAAAACATTGAAATTTCAGCGAAAGTTACAAAGAGGGAATAATACTTTGAAAGATGCCGTTTTCTGATATATCAGGAGACTCCTGATATATCAGGGATTCTTATTTCTTCTTTCTTTGGATACCCAGTTTTTTCATCATCGATTCAAGCGTCTTTGGATTGATGTCTAAAACCTCTGCTGCACCGCCTTTGCCGCTTACCCGCCATCCGGTGGTGTTCAGAGCCTCGATAATGTGCTGTTTCTCTACCTCTTCGAGAGTCCCGGACTGGTCTGCACCTGATCGTGCAATCTTTGGTACATCCAAATTTAGCACAGGTCCGGTAGTGATGATCATCGCACGCTCGGTAACATTTCTCAGTTCCCTTACGTTGCCCGGCCATAGATAGGATTGCAAAGCTTGAACGCTCTTCTCCGGTATTGATTCGATTCGCTTTCCCATCCTCTTGCTGAACTCCTGTACAAAAAACCATACAAGCGGCAATATGTCCTCACGACGCTCACGAAGAGACGGCACGGTAATCTGAAAAACGTTCAAACGATAGTAAAGGTCTTCCCGGAACCCCCCTACGCTGACCAACCTGGCAAGATCGCAGTTCGTCGCTGAAATGATT is a window encoding:
- a CDS encoding BON domain-containing protein, giving the protein MKNVILLTVLTVFGLALFSGCASITGRTAGEYIDDSNITTQANAIIINEPDAGYWKIDVSSNQGNVVLDGFIHDKKAEERIVSKIRQIRCVKSVVSSLKVEKKK
- a CDS encoding putative quinol monooxygenase, translating into MILVTLRMIVRPAMRRDFLETMRGMLEPTRVERGCLSYRLYEDVEDRNTFILVEEWNTQEDLETHIRTDNQRRLLVLMDLLSEQPELRFNTVSHTAGMELIEIFLKTDGSEMARKVI